From Arachis stenosperma cultivar V10309 chromosome 2, arast.V10309.gnm1.PFL2, whole genome shotgun sequence, one genomic window encodes:
- the LOC130960868 gene encoding pentatricopeptide repeat-containing protein At2g37310-like yields the protein MRISNRLVLPLTNQTHFAAIRQTLGHNHHGGLDFAAYGAAIQRCADRRLLRQGKQLHARFFLFSITPNNFLGSKLVTFYAKCNLMHHARKVFDKIPSKNSFSWNAMLMGYSFNGMFHKTLDLFYTFSFTHTMCIDNFTISCVLKALSSLFCSSNSAKEVQCFVIRGGLDRDVFVMNALVTCYSRCDQVVLARKVFDGMPERDTVSWNSMISGYSQGGFYEECKRLYLEMLGVPDAATVASVMQACGQSGDLVFGMEVHQMVNDSGMEMDMLLCNAVIAMYAKCGSLDYAQELFDEMSEKDEVTYGSMISGYMVYGFVDKAMAVFREMARPALSNWNAVISGMVQNNQYERVLDLVQEMQASGSRPNAVTLASVLPSFSYFSNLRGGKEVHAYAVRRSYVQNIYVATAIIDTYGKLGYIHGAQKLFDQSQSRSLIIWTAVITAYAAHGDASLALGLYARMLDEGIKPDPVTITAVLTACDHSGLVDEAWDIFNSMPSNCGIQPLMEQYACMVSVLSRAGKLSEAADFISKMAIEPSAKVSGALLHGASVYGDVEMGKFVCDHLFEIEPENTGNYIIMANLYSRYGRWEEADNVREKLKGIGLQKIRGSSWIETSRGLISFFAKDVSNERSDEIYALLEGLLGLMRDEGYALRDELDSERLLLVNN from the coding sequence ATGAGGATAAGTAACCGTTTGGTGCTCCCTCTGACCAATCAAACTCACTTCGCCGCCATCCGACAAACACTCGGCCATAATCACCACGGTGGCCTCGACTTTGCCGCCTATGGCGCCGCCATACAGCGTTGTGCCGACCGCCGCCTCCTCCGCCAGGGCAAGCAGCTCCACGCGCGCTTCTTCCTGTTCTCCATCACACCCAATAACTTCCTCGGCTCAAAGCTTGTTACGTTCTATGCCAAATGCAACCTCATGCACCATGCACGCAAGGTGTTCGACAAAATACCGAGCAAGAACTCCTTCTCCTGGAACGCAATGCTCATGGGCTACTCATTCAACGGCATGTTCCATAAAACGCTAGACCTCTTTTACACCTTTTCTTTTACCCacaccatgtgcattgataattTCACCATATCGTGCGTTTTGAAGGCGCTTTCTTCGTTGTTTTGTAGCTCAAATTCGGCTAAAGAGGTTCAATGCTTTGTTATTAGAGGCGGTTTGGACAGAGATGTTTTTGTTATGAATGCTTTGGTTACGTGTTACTCGAGGTGTGATCAGGTTGTACTTGCACGGAAGGTGTTTGACGGAATGCCGGAAAGAGATACTGTGTCGTGGAACTCAATGATTTCGGGGTACTCGCAAGGAGGGTTCTACGAAGAGTGTAAGAGGCTGTATTTGGAGATGTTGGGTGTGCCGGATGCAGCTACGGTTGCGAGTGTGATGCAGGCTTGTGGACAGTCTGGGGATCTTGTGTTTGGAATGGAGGTTCACCAAATGGTGAATGACAGTGGAATGGAGATGGACATGTTGCTTTGCAATGCTGTGATTGCCATGTATGCTAAATGCGGTAGTTTGGATTATGCTCAAGAACTGTTTGATGAAATGAGTGAGAAGGATGAGGTTACTTATGGCTCAATGATTTCAGGGTACATGGTTTATGGGTTTGTTGATAAAGCCATGGCTGTTTTCAGAGAAATGGCAAGGCCTGCATTGAGTAATTGGAAtgctgtgatttcaggtatggTTCAGAATAACCAGTATGAAAGGGTATTGGATTTGGTACAAGAAATGCAGGCTTCTGGTTCAAGGCCGAATGCTGTCACGCTTGCTAGCGTTCTTCCATCTTTTTCATACTTCTCAAACCTGCGAGGAGGGAAAGAGGTGCATGCTTATGCTGTTAGAAGAAGTTATGTTCAAAATATATATGTTGCAACTGCAATTATTGATACTTATGGAAAGCTAGGGTATATCCATGGGGCACAGAAGCTTTTTGATCAATCACAAAGCAGGAGCTTAATAATTTGGACCGCAGTTATAACGGCTTATGCTGCTCATGGAGATGCTAGTTTGGCGCTTGGCCTCTATGCTCGGATGCTAGATGAAGGAATTAAGCCTGATCCAGTTACTATAACTGCAGTATTGACAGCTTGTGATCATTCTGGATTAGTAGATGAAGCTTGGGATATCTTCAATTCAATGCCATCAAATTGTGGAATTCAGCCATTGATGGAACAATATGCATGTATGGTGAGTGTTCTTAGTCGAGCTGGGAAGCTCTCAGAGGCAGCAGATTTCATCTCCAAAATGGCAATTGAGCCAAGTGCTAAAGTCTCGGGTGCTTTGTTACATGGGGCTTCTGTTTATGGTGACGTAGAAATGGGCAAGTTTGTGTGTGATCATTTGTTTGAGATTGAACCTGAAAATACTGGAAATTACATAATTATGGCAAATCTATATTCACGTTATGGGAGATGGGAAGAAGCTGATAATGTCAGGGAAAAACTGAAAGGAATCGGGTTACAGAAGATCCGTGGAAGTAGCTGGATTGAAACAAGTAGAGGGCTAATAAGCTTCTTTGCCAAGGATGTATCAAATGAAAGATCTGATGAGATCTATGCATTGCTGGAAGGATTGCTTGGTTTGATGAGGGACGAAGGATATGCTCTGCGAGATGAGTTAGATTCTGAGAGACTTCTTTTGGTTAACAATTAA